The genomic stretch GGGTAGTCGAACCGGCCCGACTTGATTTGTTGAGAAAGCGTGTAGGGATTCTCGGGGCTGTACAATTCGTCGGAGAAGGGGGGGAAACCACACAGGCAGATGTATAGTACAACGCCAAGTGACCACACGTCGACAGCACGCGTGTAGCGGCGGTGATTTGAATTTTCCAATATCTCGGGTGCAACATCTGTTATTCGTTAGCTTTGAGTCACGGCACATGGACCAATGCAACGTACATGATGGGGTGCCGCACAGCGTTGTCGTGAACGACTCTTCGCCGATGATTTTGGCAAGCCCAAAGTCGGCCAGCTTGATAGAGAGGTTCTTGTCGGTGAGCAGGATGTTTTCGGGTTTGATATCACGATGAACGATGCTTCGTTCGTGCTGGGGACTTGTTAGTGCGCAATAGCATTGAGACAATACAATGGCCACTCACAAGATATTTCACTGCTTGGAACAGTTGCACAAAGACCTTGCGCGTCTCGTCCTCGGTCAACTTTTGCTTCATGACGATCCAGTTGAACAGCTCGCCCTCTGTGGCTAGCTCGAGCACTAGGTAGACGCCGTCGTCTTCGTCGTACGTGTCCTTGAGGCAGAGAAGGGCAGGGTGGCTGACACTCATGAGCACAGCAATCTCCTGCTGCAGGCCGTCGACCTTTGACTTCTCGCCGGGACCCGAGCGCTTCTCAAACTTCTTCACTGCGTAGCGTATGCCTGTTGCCTTTTCAGCGCATAGGTACACCGAGGCAAAATGGCCCTTGCCCAGCTGTTCTTGCAATGTGTACAGCTGTCGGAAGCCGTGTGTGTTGCGGCGCAGTGGGTAGCGGAAGACGTAGCGGGCTTGGTCGAGAATGGCGATTTCGTCGCCTTCGTGCAATTCCCGACGCTTGTTTCGTCCGACTAGGGACTCGTTGACAAAGGTACCGTTGCCGGAGAGGTCCTCGAGCACCGCAATAGCATCGCCGCCCTTCTTCTCCGTGAACAGCAGACAATGCCGGTTCGAGACGGTAGGCGAATCTAGGACACGATCTGGAGCATGGTCAGAAACGATACATGGGGCCCCGCAAGCAGCACGCCGACTTACCGCACTCTCGATGGCGTCCGATGAGGTAGCCGCCAGCGGGAACACCGCGCTCCTGCTTCTCCTGCTCGTACTTTTCTTCCTGGCCCTTGTACTCGCCCTTGGTCACACTCTGCTTGCCGTCCGTCTTGCCGACCAATGCCTGGGGGACGGGGCAGGCCTGGCGACGGCGCAGGACCATGACGTCGCCCGCGCTCGCGTCCATGGGCACCAGGTAGCCCCAGACTTCCTCGCCTTCCTCATCCTCGACCGCGTATGTGCGCTTCTCACTCGGGTAGACAAACTGCGAAAAGGGCTGCGTGTCCGACGGTGGCGACGAGAGGCCGCCGCGTACATGTGCCTGTGCCTGGCTGGGCCGAGGGCCAGGAGGAGGGCTCACCGTGGCTTCCTTGTATTTGTCCGAAGCATCTCCAGTTGATTCCTTGTTGGTCACGGGCGACGGCAGTGGGCCCTGCTTCAGACGGCTGTTTGGCGGTGGAGGCGACAGGCGCGACTGTCGGTTTCTCTTTGGCTCGTTCTGCTCACCTTGCGAATACTATGGCAATTCCACTGTCAGCGCGCACTTCCGCCCGTGCTTTTTGCTGCCTTGGGCTGCCATAACGTACACGACCTCGCTTGAGCGCGCTTTTTTCCGTCTGCGCAGGCATCTTGACGGCGGCTGATGACTGACTTTGACGTGAAGTTGGGTACTACAGGTCAAGGTAGCAGCCCTGGAGGTAAGCAGGTAGGTAGGTACGCCGAGACGCCGGGGGACGGGTACAGTATGCGCTAGGCTCCACTCCTGACCTCAGTCGGCTGTATCACGACACACGCCCGACTGTATTGCAACAATGTCTACATTATCTCATTTTCCCCGTCTTACTGACGCAGACTTCGACCAAGCATGCTACGCCTTGTCACACGCCTTTGAGCAGCAGCCTGACTCTTCTCGAGCATGGCATTCGGTCCGTGTCATAGACTCGGCCGCCACCACTCTTGTCCGCATCACCAAAGCACTCTCAACCACGCCAGACGTCCCCGCCAGCACCAACATGGAGATGGCAAAGCAAGAcaatgatgatgatgatgatgatgatgatgaaaTGGAAGAAATTTTCCAAGACGATCCGGAAGCCCTTTCCTCGACTTCAGCACCATGCAGCCCCACGGTCGACTATGACGTGCTTCTCTCCCCAACCTACCGTGTCCCCGTCCTCTACATCAGCATCCATGATGCCTTACATCGTTATCCCCCAACACTTGATACACTGTACCGCCATGTCGTTCCAGAAGGCCTCTGGTCGCAGACGCAGGAAGTTGGCATAATTGGCGGCATCACGATTACGGTGAGACTAATGGACCAGCAATAAGTATTGTGACTTAAACGTGTTATTTTGCAGCATCATCCCCTTAGCGATAGGCCGGTTTTCTTCATTCATCCGTGCCGGACGGCCGAGGTCATGGAAGCTAGCATGGGAGAAAAGACGTGTATTACTGCCCAAGAGTATTTGATGGTTTGGATAGGGGCACTAGGGAGGAGTGTGGGGCTCGAGGTGCCTTTGCGTCTGGCTCAAGTCATGTTGAGGTGAAGGATTGATGAGGACGGGTCTACAGGATGGGTAACAGCTATCATACAACTACAGTCGCATGCGCACACTTGCCTTTTCCAGCTCGCCAATGTTACCCATGCCTGCCAAGCTCCATTTCTCCGTCACAAAGCCCTGATTGACTTTGTGGCGGAGCATGCCACTCTCGGCATAGTATTCCATTATAGACCTGGCCTCTTCCTTGCTGAGGCCGCCGACGTTGATGATGTCGAAATTGTAGGATTCGCCGGGCAGGTCTCGGAGGGCGTCCATGACACGCGAATCTACCTTTTTGTACGGATTCCATTGTGGCATGTCTCCTGACGTTTGACGCGCTCGTGCTGCTTGGATGCAAAAGTCTAGGGCAGGAGACGTGGGTGAGTTGGACTGTGAGGTGGCGGCAATTACCATGCCGCCGTTGGGGAGCTCCTTCTGGCCTGAGAGGTGTTGGACAAAGTGGTCGACCAGGGTCAGATCATGGGCGTGGATAGGCTTGACCTCAGCAGACATGTATTCCGAGTGGCGCATAATGTGAGAGAGGCCGTCGAGGGCCAGCAGAACTGGCGGACGGCCAGGCACGGACAGCTCGTTCCAGAGCGCAACGAAGACTGGCCATGAGGCCTCGGGGTTGGCCATTCCGAGCGCGACTAGATCTCCTAACGTAGCGGCAGGCGGAAGCGGCAGAGGCAGGTCAGGCTTTGTGCTCACTTTGGTGGCGTGGAGAAATGCTCGATTGGACTTTAGCATCTGCTGCAGCAGGTTGG from Pyrenophora tritici-repentis strain M4 chromosome 1, whole genome shotgun sequence encodes the following:
- a CDS encoding SPS1, Serine-threonine protein kinase; protein product: MPAQTEKSALKRGRYSQGEQNEPKRNRQSRLSPPPPNSRLKQGPLPSPVTNKESTGDASDKYKEATVSPPPGPRPSQAQAHVRGGLSSPPSDTQPFSQFVYPSEKRTYAVEDEEGEEVWGYLVPMDASAGDVMVLRRRQACPVPQALVGKTDGKQSVTKGEYKGQEEKYEQEKQERGVPAGGYLIGRHRECDRVLDSPTVSNRHCLLFTEKKGGDAIAVLEDLSGNGTFVNESLVGRNKRRELHEGDEIAILDQARYVFRYPLRRNTHGFRQLYTLQEQLGKGHFASVYLCAEKATGIRYAVKKFEKRSGPGEKSKVDGLQQEIAVLMSVSHPALLCLKDTYDEDDGVYLVLELATEGELFNWIVMKQKLTEDETRKVFVQLFQAVKYLHERSIVHRDIKPENILLTDKNLSIKLADFGLAKIIGEESFTTTLCGTPSYVAPEILENSNHRRYTRAVDVWSLGVVLYICLCGFPPFSDELYSPENPYTLSQQIKSGRFDYPSPYWDSVGDPALDLIDRMLTVDVEQRITIDQCLQHPWTTQNKISLTDSTDGLTGAISKLDFTRRKVERERTMLSSINDVKVSRVIKGAEGQDAVKVYEKNGIENGTRMKGKNTRPPAEEQPAAQRRPEEFVEMGGKGDQTLYSEEDDGSRYATDQSLASAQSKRGMT
- a CDS encoding putative mitochondrial ribosomal protein, with product MTADLRGLVQGRNRQAHLSGHPSKLNNHTTRPIEHWADMPPSICLRTLSQLSLDASAHGCSPHVPRLLRPQIGTACLSTSATRYAAVVKKKGMTAAPKKGIKSLNTKKGKSTPGGDAGKRPGQGERKALRKRIILSNDNALHVSSLQDLDKANVLSEKNEGKVMGLPQEHVVDALRAVDAFKPNQAWTQDLVNAHTDYAPLPNSQPMQYTQDTYTANLLQQMLKSNRAFLHATKVSTKPDLPLPLPPAATLGDLVALGMANPEASWPVFVALWNELSVPGRPPVLLALDGLSHIMRHSEYMSAEVKPIHAHDLTLVDHFVQHLSGQKELPNGGMVIAATSQSNSPTSPALDFCIQAARARQTSGDMPQWNPYKKVDSRVMDALRDLPGESYNFDIINVGGLSKEEARSIMEYYAESGMLRHKVNQGFVTEKWSLAGMGNIGELEKASVRMRL